A segment of the Zingiber officinale cultivar Zhangliang chromosome 8B, Zo_v1.1, whole genome shotgun sequence genome:
CCAAGTTGTGGCTCTGTAACATGTTACTTGCGTACCTCATAATAAGTCGCTCCGGCTATGGGTACGGTGCGGAGATTGCCAGCGCGAGCCGGCTACCATGGCAGCTTCTTCATCGCACGTTTTGTTTGTTGCGTTGTGGTGGCGCGGCATTGCAGTGTTGGTTACGGCGAAGCAAGGGGTGGTGGAAGATGAAGTGGACGTGGTAGCACACCAACCAACCGCCGTCGCATGGCTTGTTTCATAACATCCCTATCGCCCGCCTTGTTTTTTCCTGCCACAAGCAAGGAAGAGTGTGATGCATTTCAAAGGTCGAGCACCAGTACATTAATCCTCTGCAACAGCAGCAGCTGCTGCTTGGCCTCTTCCTTCGTCCTTTAACAAGTTCGCCCTTGCCATTGTTTGAATGTTAATGGAATCTCTGTAAAAAGTAACTCTTCATTAAGTTCTTCCACCCCCAGTAAAAATCATTCTGTTTTGAGGTCATCGCATCCTGCAGAACACTGAATTTGTTATTAATTAAACTCGCACATTGATTTCCCACAGCAACAACAGTGTCATTGGGTCATTTTCAAAAAGCATGGGCATGATCACCCCCTACAGTACCGCTACAACCATCTGAACATTTCTGAAACAGCTATTCACTGCTGCCACTTTGGACATTTTGCAGAAGAGTGTTCAGACACAGAAAATTGTAACGAACAACATACTAAAGCATGAGATATCTTCCTGTAACCCCCTGTTTGCATTCACTTAAATAAAAATTCTCatacagcaaatccaatctttcagaGATGTCAGTTGATCGATGTTGAGGGCTTACCGGTCTCGTTATAGACTCTTCCCAGCATAGCAATGTCCCAGAAGTCCAAAGTAATGGAGATTATCCAAATAGTGGACGATTGCGTGAGCCGAGCAATGTGCCAGATCGTGATGGGAGCGTGCAATTGGGAGAAAGAAATTGAGAAGCTTAAACATATACAATTATGCATTTCATAGATTCACAAGAGTCTCGGAAAGGTAGATTACGAATTTGAGTCttggaaataattttttataaagaaaGATAAAATTGCGTATAAAAGATTCTTTCCCAACATTCCATATTAACTGGAGTTTGTACACCGGACTATTGTTTTATAGATTCACAAGAGTATATAGTTTGATAGCTCGGACCATTTTTCTTGTATGATCCAACCAGAATAAAcaagaaaataacttttaaaagaaatCTTTGATGGCTTGCTGGTTTAAAATTATGGACAATCCAAAGAGTGAAATATCACTGTAACCAATTTCACTTCACAGAGAATCTGTCCCCAATTTTCCTGTATATTAGTAGGTTTCATGAGCGTGGCTTGTTATCCTGATTGTAATTTACAATAGCTATCTATTTTCAGACTGCTAACCCTCGAGAACAAAAATGACAACTTACCAAGTTGGCGAAATCTTTGGAAGTATTCACTATCGTCCTAGGTTCAAAGCCCACCTTCACCAAAATGGGAGCATGCTTCAAACTCTTGAGAACACTTTTAGTTAACCATTTACTTGAGCATTTTCTAGTTAACATTATGATTTTTACCTGTCTTAACATGGGTGGAACTGAGAAGAAACAAAAGGAATTggatgaaaatgaaatgaaatatgGTGTTTATTTAAAAGGAAGATGAGACGAGGGACTTAATTGCTTCAAATCCTCCATTTTATTTTCATGCAAATAAGGTAGAAGTAGAGGGAAAGAAAATTTGGGTCCAACAAGCACAACAGCATGATGATAATAACTTCAAATcatcaacaacaataacaacaaacaAACCTTATCTCACTTGGTGGGGTCGGCTATaggatccttttacgccattgagttatatctcctactatatcattatccatgcttaaataaattttatcttattttattattactaaccaagtcttttttggtcttcctcgtactcttttaatatgcatgtttgtcatagtttcacatcacctaattggagcatttattggtcgtctaagtacatgcccgtACTCTTTTAAACGTATCTCTCAGAGTTTTCTTTCAATCTGGACTCACTTCAATATACAAATTCTTACACAGCTAAACCTCCCCATAAAGATGTGACTTGACCATATAAGGGATTTACTAATCCAATATCGATTCTACCAAGAAAGACAATATGACAGGAGACGATGAATCTTCACCCAAACAGGGAAAAAATAATCCAGTGAGCTGAGCAATAATGATGAGACATATGATGGCATGAGGATGCAAGTATGTGATTGGCAGAAGCAATCAAGACTCAAGAGGCTTAGATATTTATATAAACATTAAACAGATTGACAAGGGTATATATTTTGATCCCTTGGACCAGCTTTCTTGTATGCCCCAGCCAAAATAAATTGTGAAGGAAAAGTTTTGTGGTTTGCTGGTGTAAATTATGGATTTCCAATGGGAATGGCCTGTTCTCTTTGTGAAAACCTATTTATCTTTACAGAGAAAATCTCTCTCATATTTGCTTGTGGAGTAGGTTTCAGGAATGCACACTACCTTGATCAACTTATGCAACAACTATATCTCTAACGAACGCTTAAGACTGCCCCTTTTAGTTAGTCATTGTATGATTTTCTACTTGAGAAATTTCTAATTCGCATATGATTCTAATTTTGTGATTATTTGGGTAGAAATGAGAAGtaaagtttcaaacaacatatGTAGGCGGTATGCAATCAATCCATTGAATAAATGCATAAGCAGTAAGCAAGGACATATGCAATTGGTTCTAAGAATGTtacaaaatatttatatttgtaaAATTAACTACCATACACGTACCGAAGTTCATCTATCAACACATCTGATTCAtgcttccatatatatatatatatatgccaaTCAACAATGTAAAATACAAGAAATATGATAATCAATATGAATTTGCATTTAAAATAGATCATATAGAAGTATTATACATATCTAAAGTGTTTATTACGCACAAAACAAATGTTTTAACACTTTTACAAGCAACTAATTAGAGTCTAATAATATTTCAAATCAATTAACTACATTCTAAATCGGTTCAAATGAAccaaataagaatttttttttttaactgggCATGTAGATTGCAGATGTCATATGTTGTTGCTATGCAATACTGTTCAAAACCTAGGCAGTTGCATATGCACTATGCAGCATATGTGGGGGAGtcctcaaaaccatgatgagaaCAAAGGAAAGAAATTggagaaaattaaaatgaaatccATGTTTCCTTAGAGGAAGAGAAGAACTGAAGGTAATTCCCTCCAAGTTCTCCATTTTACTCCGCATAAATTGGCAAGAAATGAAGGAAAGAAAATTTGGCTCTAATAATCTATAAATCCAGCTTAAATGTGATTCTACTTACTCCCGTTTGATTCTGTCAAAGAAAGTAGGATAAGAAAAAATTACTGGAAATAAGATAAATTAATTCCATTCTTTTTTCCCACTTCTAAACTACTTCCTTTCCCCCCTAGTTCAATGCCTCCAAATTGACATAGCATGAGAGTGGAACTAAAGAATGAGTAAGGAGCACAGTGATAATATACGCACGCAATACATTGACGACTAAAGTGGATCTTCAACATAATACTTGTCAACAGAAGGGGGCACATAATGATAAGAGCaccaaaaatatatgaaaaactcACTGATCTCGGAAGCATAGGTCTAAAAACTTATTCCAAGCAAATTAACTTATACCAGCTTCAGATGAAACCATTGTACAAATTCATTATTAAAGGTAAAATGATATGCAATTACAAAAGCTAAAGCATAGCATCCAAAGGTACAGATTGAGGAATTTCAAGTTTCGCATCTTGCAGAACTTGCGAGAGTTATATCAAAATATGGGAATCCCTATAAATTATTCAACCTTGAACTCCAAACTGTTCCATCTCTTCTTAGGAACAAAAGACGAGATCCAAGACGAAGCATTTACCAGGAAAGGGTGGGCAGCAGATTTCCATCACATCACTCGTAATCGGCATCAGCAGCAGCAGCGGCTTCCTGCTGCTGGAGACGCTCGAGGGCCTTCTGGTGGGCCCAAGTCTCGAGGGTGAGGTCGGGCTTCGCGTTGAGGCCGACGCCGAGGATGACGATGGTGAGGAAGGAGGTGATGTAGCAGGGGAGCTCCCAGTCCTCCCACTTCCTCGATTCCCCCGGGGGCAGCGGCGGCCGGTTGAAGAGGTAACCCTTGGGGCGTTCCTCGGTCCCGGGGCTCGTCCACCGACTACCGCCTTCCCCGCTGCCGCCCCTCGTGCGAACGGCCCTCCTCAGCCGGCCGCGGACCATCCCAGCCGCCGCGGCGATCGCCTTGGATGGAAGAGGAGCCATCAGATTCAGGGCGTCTCGTGAGTGCCTTCAATCGTAGACACTGAACTACTTCAAACACGCAGCCTTTTGATGGGCCGGCACAAAGGAATGAGGCC
Coding sequences within it:
- the LOC122015864 gene encoding uncharacterized protein LOC122015864, which translates into the protein MAPLPSKAIAAAAGMVRGRLRRAVRTRGGSGEGGSRWTSPGTEERPKGYLFNRPPLPPGESRKWEDWELPCYITSFLTIVILGVGLNAKPDLTLETWAHQKALERLQQQEAAAAADADYE